In a single window of the Drosophila miranda strain MSH22 chromosome XL, D.miranda_PacBio2.1, whole genome shotgun sequence genome:
- the LOC108164783 gene encoding tenascin-X, with translation MLPCNLGVPATVLLTTMITTLSIEDSDAYRRNFEVRQSSNSKIPLWKKRACEKPQNNKANSHYVCDEEGDFTCLPGWQGDLCQVPMCRRGCDPMNGYCQRPGECRCRIGYSGEMCEKCIPLPGCQHGDCTKPFECICKPGWSGLFCTEPSCRSGCHSTRGYCEAPGECRCRIGYAGRTCGECATMPGCQHGTCNKPLECLCLPGYTGLLCQTPLCASDCSKQHGYCRKPGECRCKVGWTGSQCDKCFPYPGCANGDCEAPWECNCHPGWGGMLCDEKLNYCVENPETCENEGKCVSVSREDGSYRCLCRQGYLGKNCEIRDDFLLTSVAPLRITPPPLPLELDDVVAGVPDDSDNGNGNGNTMGGQVEKFPASNVPKRRTNDTAAVPTPTTLTAGTAPLSTATTRTTGTTPTTPTTTISTMATLAAAGAGSVAGSHNATNEALSVVALRPDGAPTMEHATTTRTTTGKTKAAVKSNATSEAAPSPAPAPSATQFAGHEQLKTTLAPAAPATSAGVTTTQAHTGAEYEAEADEDDDDDEEEDGEYEEDDEDEEDEDEEDDEDDNDQLLPNII, from the exons ATGTTGCCGTGCAATTTAGGGGTGCCGGCGACGGTCCTACTGACCACCATGATCACCACACTCAGCATAGAAGACAGCGACGCTTACAGGCGAAACTTTGAGGTTCGCCAAAGCAGCAACTCCAAGATTCCGCTCTGGAAAAAACGT GCGTGCGAGAAGCCCCAAAACAACAAGGCCAACTCCCACTATGTGTGCGACGAGGAGGGCGACTTCACGTGTCTGCCTGGATGGCAGGGCGACCTCTGCCAGGTGCCCATGTGCCGGCGAGGCTGTGATCCGATGAACG GCTACTGCCAACGGCCAGGCGAGTGCCGGTGCCGCATCGGCTACAGTGGCGAGATGTGCGAGAAGTGCATTCCGCTACCGGGGTGCCAGCACGGTGACTGCACCAAGCCCTTTGAGTGCATCTGCAAGCCCGGCTGGTCTGGACTCTTCTGCACAGAAC CCAGCTGTCGAAGTGGATGTCACAGTACCCGCGGCTACTGCGAGGCCCCCGGAGAGTGCCGCTGCCGCATTGGCTACGCGGGGCGCACTTGCGGCGAGTGCGCCACCATGCCGGGCTGCCAGCACGGGACCTGCAACAAGCCGCTAGAATGCCTCTGTCTGCCCGGATACACGGGACTGCTCTGCCAGACGC CTCTATGCGCCTCGGATTGCAGCAAGCAGCACGGCTACTGCCGCAAGCCTGGCGAGTGTCG CTGCAAGGTGGGCTGGACGGGCAGCCAGTGCGACAAGTGCTTCCCCTATCCCGGATGCGCGAACGGAGACTGCGAGGCGCCCTGGGAGTGCAACTGCCATCCTGGCTGGGGCGGTATGCTGTGCGATGAAA AGCTGAACTACTGCGTGGAGAATCCGGAGACGTGCGAGAACGAGGGCAAGTGCGTCTCGGTGAGCCGCGAGGACGGCAGCTATCGGTGTCTATGTCGGCAGGGGTATCTTGGAAAGAACTGCGAGATACGCGACGACTTTTTGCTTACATCGGTGGCGCCTCTGCGCATTACCCCGCCGCCCCTTCCGCTGGAGCTGGACGATGTGGTCGCAGGTGTGCCTGATGACAGcgacaacggcaacggcaacggcaacacaATGGGTGGGCAGGTGGAAAAGTTTCCAGCAAGTAACGTGCCAAAACGCCGGACAAATGACACCGCAGCTGTGCCCACACCAACGACGCTGACAGCGGGCACCGCACCGCTGAGCACAGCCACGACAAGGACGACAGGGACGACGCCGACGACGCCGACGACAACGATTTCGACGATGGCCACGTTAGCAGCAGCTGGAGCCGGCTCTGTCGCTGGCAGCCACAATGCGACTAATGAAGCGTTAAGCGTTGTTGCTTTGCGCCCGGATGGGGCGCCAACAATGGAGCATGCTACCACGACACGAACAACAACAGGAAAAACAAAGGCTGCGGTAAAGAGCAACGCAACAAGTGAGGCAGCCCCCTCGCCAGCGCCAGCCCCATCTGCCACACAATTTGCTGGCCACGAGCAGCTAAAGACAACGTTGGCGCCAGCTGCACCAGCAACATCAGCGGGCGTGACCACCACCCAGGCCCATACCGGGGCCGAGTatgaggcagaggcagacgaggatgacgacgatgatgaggaggaggacggCGAGTACGAGGAGGATGATGAAGACgaggaggacgaggacgaggaagACGATGAGGATGACAACGATCAACTCCTACCAAATATTATATAA